In Paenibacillus sp. G2S3, a single window of DNA contains:
- a CDS encoding DUF3888 domain-containing protein: protein MKKSWIAPLLIAVMLLLGQQPCSAIGLVQPQSEAPSRAESEPKLPDQDSRELMYKDTLMLFLLPHIEKKMAEIYAPLLTITPTVYPYLVDVTDMKRVNGFRRFDFLITLNIHPTVGPHLSVGEDTMTFRITPGPKVKLESFKHLRDPRKSDLTPNYQNILR, encoded by the coding sequence ATGAAAAAAAGCTGGATTGCTCCTCTTCTTATCGCAGTCATGCTCTTGCTGGGTCAACAACCTTGCTCCGCTATTGGGTTAGTTCAACCACAATCCGAGGCTCCGTCCAGAGCTGAATCGGAACCGAAGCTTCCAGATCAGGATTCGCGCGAGCTCATGTACAAAGACACTCTGATGCTCTTTCTTTTACCCCATATTGAGAAAAAAATGGCTGAGATTTATGCGCCTCTTCTAACGATAACTCCGACAGTGTATCCTTATTTAGTAGATGTTACAGATATGAAGCGAGTGAATGGGTTTCGACGGTTTGATTTCTTAATTACACTCAACATACACCCTACAGTAGGTCCACATCTATCCGTTGGAGAGGATACTATGACTTTTAGAATCACTCCGGGTCCTAAGGTGAAGTTAGAATCATTCAAGCATTTGAGAGACCCGCGAAAGTCTGACCTTACACCAAATTATCAGAATATCTTGAGATAA